The proteins below are encoded in one region of Streptomyces marianii:
- a CDS encoding FHA domain-containing protein: MAERPAAPTAPELVIETDGGSTLMSPGRVYHVGRDPLSDIVLDDARVSWHHAVLRTVADHWTVEDENSTNGTYTEGRRVHEWGVGPGSVIRFGNPQDGPRAVLVGTAAEPEAPAAVRPRAGAPRPERPSPAAPVSGTASPGPRERKAPSPAPPEPGVPASGAREPAARREPQARPAEISPSAAAGTAATSTFRQPTTVRPLPTRTVRIGRAADNDIVIDDLIVSRRHAELRAHLDGRYEIVDLGSHNGTYLNGQPVTQAAISEGDTVGIGHSAFRLVGDELQEFVDSGEISLDVQDLAVTVDEGRKVLLDHVSFPVGEKCLLAVVGPSGAGKSTLLNALTGLRPAEHGTVVYDGRDLYRDYAELRRRIGLVPQDDILHVQLTVRRALGYAAELRFPEDTAPAEREARVEEVIRELGLEQRADQPIHSLSGGQRKRVSVALELLTKPSLLFLDEPTSGLDPGMDRSVMHMLRGLADDGRTVIVVTHSVLNLDVCDRLLVLAPGGRIAYFGAPEDALEFFGFDQWPEAFEAFENDRDRDWAGDYRVSSQHRQYIALSPQPRAAPDRRPVAAAPPPKSQSWFGQLGTLVRRYVSVLSADRTFIVIMIALPFGMGVMARALAGSRFTLDTAMDALLVLCVGGVLTGAANAVRELVKERVIYRRERAVGLSRSAYLTSKVVVLGSITVVQAVVLTLVGLAGVDLNAPGGEGVLLPPLLEITLAVALLSFTSMMLGLVISALVPKEEVTMPLLVLLTMVQIVFCGALLKLDGVLGMEQLGWLVPARWAFAAMASTVDLARIVPGKDTADPLFDHSAAVWLTNMGVMVLLSVALWFVVAMLLRRHEPAVMRK; the protein is encoded by the coding sequence ATGGCTGAGCGGCCCGCTGCGCCGACCGCGCCCGAGCTGGTCATCGAAACCGACGGGGGCTCGACGCTCATGAGCCCGGGCCGGGTGTACCACGTCGGGCGGGACCCCCTGAGCGACATCGTCCTGGACGACGCCCGGGTGTCCTGGCACCACGCGGTCCTGAGGACCGTCGCGGACCACTGGACCGTCGAGGACGAGAACAGCACGAACGGCACGTACACCGAGGGCCGCCGCGTCCACGAGTGGGGTGTGGGGCCGGGCAGCGTCATCCGGTTCGGCAATCCGCAGGACGGCCCGCGCGCCGTGCTCGTGGGCACGGCGGCCGAGCCCGAGGCGCCGGCGGCGGTCCGCCCCCGGGCCGGGGCCCCGCGTCCGGAGCGGCCGTCACCCGCGGCACCGGTGTCCGGAACCGCCTCCCCCGGCCCGCGAGAGCGGAAAGCGCCCTCTCCCGCGCCCCCTGAGCCGGGGGTCCCCGCTTCCGGCGCCCGCGAGCCCGCCGCCCGGCGGGAACCGCAGGCCCGGCCTGCGGAGATCTCGCCGTCCGCCGCGGCGGGAACCGCCGCCACGAGCACGTTCCGGCAGCCCACGACCGTACGCCCGCTGCCCACCCGCACGGTCCGCATCGGCCGCGCCGCCGACAACGACATCGTCATCGACGACCTCATCGTCTCCCGCCGGCACGCCGAACTCCGCGCCCACCTGGACGGCCGCTACGAGATCGTCGACCTCGGCAGCCACAACGGCACCTACCTCAACGGCCAGCCGGTGACCCAGGCCGCGATCTCGGAGGGGGACACCGTAGGCATCGGGCACTCCGCCTTCCGTCTCGTCGGCGACGAACTGCAGGAGTTCGTGGACTCCGGCGAGATCTCGCTCGACGTGCAGGACCTCGCCGTCACGGTGGACGAGGGCCGCAAGGTACTCCTCGACCACGTGTCCTTCCCGGTCGGCGAGAAGTGCCTGCTCGCCGTGGTGGGACCCAGCGGCGCCGGCAAGTCGACCCTCCTGAACGCGCTCACCGGGCTCCGCCCCGCCGAGCACGGCACCGTCGTCTACGACGGGCGCGACCTGTACCGCGACTACGCCGAACTCCGCCGCCGCATCGGGCTCGTACCGCAGGACGACATCCTGCATGTCCAGCTCACCGTGCGCCGGGCCCTCGGCTACGCCGCCGAACTGCGCTTCCCCGAGGACACGGCGCCCGCGGAGCGTGAGGCGAGGGTCGAGGAGGTCATCCGCGAACTGGGCTTGGAGCAGCGCGCCGACCAGCCCATCCACAGTCTCTCCGGCGGCCAGCGCAAGCGCGTCAGCGTCGCGCTGGAGCTGCTGACGAAGCCGTCCCTGCTGTTCCTCGACGAGCCCACCTCGGGCCTGGACCCGGGCATGGACCGCTCGGTGATGCACATGCTGCGCGGACTCGCCGACGACGGCCGCACGGTCATCGTGGTTACCCACAGCGTGCTCAACCTCGATGTGTGCGACCGGCTCCTGGTCCTGGCGCCGGGAGGCCGGATCGCCTACTTCGGGGCTCCCGAGGACGCCCTGGAGTTCTTCGGCTTCGACCAGTGGCCGGAGGCGTTCGAGGCCTTCGAGAACGACCGCGACCGCGACTGGGCGGGGGACTACCGGGTGTCGTCGCAGCACCGCCAGTACATCGCGCTCAGCCCCCAGCCGCGCGCCGCGCCGGACCGCCGGCCGGTGGCGGCGGCGCCACCGCCCAAGTCCCAGAGCTGGTTCGGGCAGTTGGGCACCCTGGTCCGCCGCTACGTCTCCGTGCTGAGCGCGGACCGCACCTTCATCGTCATCATGATCGCGCTGCCCTTCGGGATGGGCGTCATGGCCCGGGCCCTGGCGGGGAGCAGGTTCACGCTGGACACCGCCATGGACGCCCTGCTCGTGCTCTGCGTCGGCGGGGTGCTGACGGGCGCGGCGAACGCGGTGCGCGAGCTGGTCAAGGAGCGCGTGATCTACCGGCGGGAACGGGCGGTCGGCCTGTCCAGATCCGCCTATCTGACGTCCAAGGTCGTGGTGCTCGGCTCGATCACGGTCGTCCAGGCGGTCGTCCTCACCCTCGTGGGCCTCGCCGGCGTGGATCTGAACGCGCCCGGCGGCGAGGGCGTGCTCCTGCCCCCGCTGCTCGAGATCACCCTGGCCGTGGCGCTGCTGTCGTTCACGTCGATGATGCTCGGCCTCGTGATCTCCGCGCTGGTTCCCAAGGAGGAGGTCACCATGCCGCTGCTGGTGCTCCTCACCATGGTCCAGATCGTCTTCTGCGGCGCCCTGCTGAAGCTCGACGGCGTGCTGGGCATGGAGCAGCTGGGCTGGCTGGTGCCCGCACGGTGGGCGTTCGCGGCGATGGCGAGCACGGTCGACCTCGCCCGGATCGTGCCCGGCAAGGACACCGCCGATCCGCTCTTCGACCACTCCGCCGCGGTGTGGCTCACGAACATGGGCGTGATGGTGCTGCTCAGCGTGGCGCTCTGGTTCGTCGTCGCGATGCTGCTGCGGCGGCACGAGCCCGCGGTCATGCGGAAGTGA
- a CDS encoding XdhC family protein — MLDIADELSRWVGQGRDFAVATVVAVGGSAPRQPGAALAVDSDGTAIGSVSGGCVEGAVYDLCVQALEDGRTVLERFGYSDDDAFAVGLTCGGIIDVLVTPVRADSPSRGVVAAALTAAARGEAAAVARITDGPGELMGRALLVRADGSYEGTLGGHPELDRTAAGEARALLDAGRTGTAGIGEDGSRCGRPLTLLVESSVPAPRMIVFGAIDFASALVRVGKFLGYHVTVCDARPVFATKARFPEADEIVVEWPHRYLESTGVDGRTVLCVLTHDAKFDVPLLERALRLPVAYVGAMGSRRTHEDRNARLREAGVGELELARLRSPIGLDLGARTPEETAVSIAAEIVAGRRGGTGVPLAGAHTPIHHDGPRVPARTVGSVA, encoded by the coding sequence ATGCTGGACATCGCCGACGAGCTGAGCCGGTGGGTCGGGCAAGGACGTGACTTCGCCGTCGCCACCGTGGTGGCCGTCGGCGGCAGCGCGCCCCGCCAGCCCGGTGCCGCGCTCGCCGTCGACAGCGACGGCACGGCGATCGGGTCGGTCTCCGGGGGATGCGTGGAGGGCGCCGTCTACGACCTGTGCGTGCAGGCGCTCGAGGACGGCCGGACCGTCCTGGAGCGCTTCGGCTACAGCGACGACGACGCCTTCGCCGTGGGGCTGACCTGCGGCGGGATCATCGATGTCCTCGTCACACCGGTCCGCGCGGACTCCCCGTCCCGGGGCGTCGTGGCGGCGGCGCTGACCGCCGCCGCACGAGGGGAGGCCGCGGCGGTCGCCCGGATCACCGACGGGCCCGGAGAGCTGATGGGCCGCGCGCTCCTCGTCCGTGCCGACGGCTCGTACGAAGGCACCCTCGGCGGGCACCCCGAGCTCGACCGCACCGCCGCCGGCGAGGCCCGCGCCCTGCTGGACGCGGGGCGCACCGGCACCGCCGGCATCGGCGAGGACGGTTCGCGCTGCGGGCGTCCGCTCACCCTGCTCGTCGAGTCCAGCGTTCCCGCCCCCCGGATGATCGTCTTCGGGGCCATCGACTTCGCCTCCGCCCTCGTCCGGGTCGGCAAGTTCCTCGGGTACCACGTCACCGTGTGCGACGCCCGCCCGGTCTTCGCGACAAAGGCCCGCTTCCCCGAAGCGGACGAGATCGTCGTCGAATGGCCGCACCGCTACCTGGAGTCGACCGGTGTCGACGGCCGCACGGTGCTGTGCGTCCTCACCCATGACGCCAAGTTCGACGTACCGCTGCTGGAACGGGCGCTGCGGCTGCCCGTCGCCTACGTCGGCGCGATGGGATCGCGCCGCACCCACGAGGACCGCAACGCCCGGCTGCGCGAGGCGGGCGTCGGTGAACTCGAACTCGCCCGGCTGCGCTCGCCGATCGGCCTCGACCTGGGAGCCCGTACGCCCGAGGAGACGGCGGTCTCCATCGCCGCGGAGATCGTCGCAGGACGGCGCGGCGGCACCGGCGTGCCCCTGGCGGGCGCCCACACGCCGATCCATCACGACGGCCCACGCGTACCGGCCCGGACCGTCGGGTCCGTCGCCTGA
- a CDS encoding NCS2 family permease: MTQSSVEPRTTAEDAGPGSRVPAGRSWLDRYFHISERGSTVAREVRGGITTFMAMAYILLLNPLILNGKDVAGNVLSQPGLITATAFAAAATTLLMGFFGKVPLALAAGLSVSGVLASQVVPQMTWPQAMAMCVMYGVVICLLVVTGLRELIMNSIPLALKHAITMGIGLFIALIGLVKAGFVGKGAEFGPPVTLGAGGELAGWPVLIFCFTLLLIFMLQARAIPGAILIGIVVGTVVAVAVHNIAGLDAKAWNMAPPELAGGAVSMPDFSLFGQVEFGGWGDVGAITVGFIVFTLVLAGFFDAMATIIGVGTEAKLADERGRMPGLSKALFIDGAGGAIGGVSGGSGQTVFVESATGVGEGARTGLASVVTGLFFAACLFFTPLTAIVPPQVASAALVVIGAMMMQNARHVDWGDRSVAIPVFLTVVLMPFTYSITPGVAAGVISYVAIKAAQGRAREVGGFMWGLTAIFIVFFALNPIEGWLGVH; this comes from the coding sequence ATGACCCAGTCGTCAGTGGAGCCGAGGACCACCGCTGAGGACGCCGGCCCCGGCTCGCGCGTCCCCGCCGGACGGTCCTGGCTCGACCGGTACTTTCACATTTCCGAACGAGGATCGACGGTCGCGCGCGAAGTGCGCGGCGGCATCACCACCTTCATGGCGATGGCGTACATCCTCCTGCTCAACCCGCTGATCCTCAACGGCAAGGACGTCGCCGGCAACGTCCTGAGCCAACCGGGCCTCATCACTGCGACTGCCTTCGCGGCCGCGGCGACCACCCTGCTGATGGGCTTCTTCGGCAAGGTGCCGCTCGCCCTCGCGGCCGGTCTGAGCGTCTCCGGCGTCCTCGCCTCGCAGGTCGTCCCCCAGATGACCTGGCCGCAGGCGATGGCCATGTGCGTGATGTACGGCGTGGTGATCTGCCTGCTGGTGGTGACCGGGCTGCGCGAGCTGATCATGAACTCGATCCCGCTCGCGCTCAAGCACGCCATCACCATGGGCATCGGTCTGTTCATCGCGCTGATCGGCCTGGTCAAGGCCGGGTTCGTCGGTAAGGGCGCGGAGTTCGGGCCGCCCGTCACGCTCGGTGCCGGCGGTGAGCTCGCCGGCTGGCCGGTGCTGATCTTCTGCTTCACCCTGCTGCTGATCTTCATGCTGCAGGCCCGTGCGATACCCGGCGCCATCCTCATCGGCATCGTCGTCGGCACCGTCGTCGCGGTTGCCGTCCACAACATCGCCGGTCTCGACGCCAAGGCGTGGAACATGGCCCCGCCGGAGCTCGCCGGCGGCGCCGTCTCCATGCCCGACTTCTCGCTCTTCGGGCAGGTCGAGTTCGGCGGCTGGGGCGACGTCGGCGCGATCACCGTCGGATTCATCGTCTTCACCCTGGTGCTCGCGGGCTTCTTCGACGCCATGGCCACCATCATCGGCGTCGGCACGGAGGCCAAGCTGGCCGACGAGCGCGGCCGGATGCCGGGTCTGTCGAAGGCGCTGTTCATCGACGGTGCCGGCGGTGCGATCGGCGGTGTCTCGGGCGGCTCGGGCCAGACCGTGTTCGTCGAGTCCGCCACCGGCGTCGGCGAGGGCGCGCGGACCGGCCTCGCCTCGGTCGTCACCGGGCTGTTCTTCGCGGCCTGCCTCTTCTTCACCCCGCTCACCGCGATCGTGCCGCCCCAGGTCGCCTCCGCGGCCCTGGTCGTCATCGGCGCGATGATGATGCAGAACGCCAGGCACGTGGACTGGGGCGACCGCTCCGTCGCCATCCCGGTCTTCCTCACCGTCGTGCTGATGCCGTTCACGTACAGCATCACCCCCGGTGTCGCCGCCGGCGTCATCTCGTACGTCGCCATCAAGGCCGCCCAGGGCAGGGCCCGGGAGGTGGGCGGCTTCATGTGGGGCCTGACCGCGATCTTCATCGTGTTCTTCGCCCTGAACCCGATCGAAGGCTGGCTGGGCGTCCACTGA
- a CDS encoding xanthine dehydrogenase family protein molybdopterin-binding subunit — protein MALDPRVTTTPAGTPTKVTQGSQTKGGIGESTLRPDGTLKVTGEFAYSSDMWHEDMLWGQTLRSTVAHAEIRSIDISEALAVPGVHAVLTYDDLPTEMKNYGLEIQDTPVLAHGKVRHHGEPVALVAADHPETARRAAAKIRIDYAELPLITDEESATAPGAVLVHENRDDHHIGHVPHPNIVHRQPIVRGDAALARERADVIVEGEYVFGMQDQAFLGPESGLAVPAEDGGVDLYVATQWLHSDLRQIAPVLGLPEEKVRMTLSGVGGAFGGREDISMQIHACLLALRTGKPVKMVYNRFESFFGHVHRHPAKLYYEHGATRDGKLTHLKCRIVLDGGAYASASPAVVGNAASLSVGPYVVDDVDIEAVALYTNNPPCGAMRGFGAVQACFAYEAQMDKLAAKLGMDPVEFRQLNAMEQGTIMPTGQPVDSPAPVAELLRRIKARPMPPERQWEVAGGEADVRALPGGLSNTTHGEGVVRGVGYAVGIKNVGFSEGFDDYSTAKVRVEVVGGVPVATVHTAMAEVGQGGVTVHAQIARTELGVTQVTIHPADTQVGSAGSTSASRQTYVTGGAVKNSCELVREKVLEIGRRRFGSHHPAWATAELLLEGGKVVTDGGEVLADLVDVLEDEAVEVEAEWRHRPTEAFDLRTGQGNGHVQYSFAAHRAVVEVDTELGLVKVVELACAQDVGKALNPLSVVGQIQGGTTQGLGVAVMEEIIVDPKTAKVRNPSFTDYLIPTILDTPTIPVDVLELADEHAPYGLRGIGEAPTLSSTPAVLAAIRDATGLELNRTPVRPEHLTGT, from the coding sequence ATGGCGCTCGACCCCCGAGTCACCACCACCCCGGCCGGTACTCCCACCAAGGTCACCCAGGGCTCGCAGACCAAGGGCGGCATCGGAGAGTCCACGCTCCGCCCCGACGGCACCCTCAAGGTCACCGGCGAGTTCGCCTACTCCTCGGACATGTGGCACGAGGACATGCTGTGGGGCCAGACGCTGCGTTCCACCGTCGCGCACGCCGAGATCCGGTCGATCGACATCTCCGAGGCCCTGGCCGTCCCCGGCGTCCACGCGGTCCTCACCTACGACGACCTGCCCACGGAGATGAAGAACTACGGCCTGGAGATCCAGGACACGCCGGTCCTCGCGCACGGGAAGGTCCGCCACCACGGCGAGCCGGTGGCCCTCGTCGCCGCCGACCACCCGGAGACCGCCCGCCGCGCCGCCGCCAAGATCAGGATCGACTACGCCGAACTGCCGCTGATCACCGACGAGGAGTCGGCGACGGCCCCCGGCGCGGTCCTGGTCCACGAGAACCGCGACGACCACCACATCGGCCACGTCCCGCACCCGAACATCGTGCACCGCCAGCCCATCGTCCGCGGCGACGCGGCCCTGGCCCGCGAGCGCGCCGACGTGATCGTCGAGGGCGAGTACGTCTTCGGCATGCAGGACCAGGCCTTCCTCGGTCCCGAGTCCGGCCTCGCCGTGCCCGCCGAGGACGGCGGTGTCGACCTGTACGTCGCCACCCAGTGGCTGCACTCCGACCTCCGCCAGATCGCCCCCGTCCTCGGCCTGCCCGAGGAGAAGGTGCGGATGACGCTCTCCGGTGTCGGCGGGGCCTTCGGCGGCCGCGAGGACATCTCCATGCAGATCCACGCCTGCCTCCTCGCGCTGCGCACCGGCAAGCCCGTGAAGATGGTCTACAACCGGTTCGAGTCCTTCTTCGGCCATGTGCACCGGCACCCGGCGAAGCTGTACTACGAACACGGCGCCACCAGGGACGGCAAGCTCACGCACCTGAAGTGCCGGATCGTCCTGGACGGCGGCGCGTACGCCTCGGCCTCCCCGGCCGTCGTCGGCAACGCCGCGTCGCTGTCGGTCGGCCCGTACGTCGTCGACGACGTCGACATCGAGGCCGTCGCGCTCTACACCAACAACCCGCCGTGCGGTGCGATGCGCGGCTTCGGAGCGGTGCAGGCGTGCTTCGCCTACGAGGCGCAGATGGACAAGCTGGCGGCGAAGCTGGGCATGGACCCGGTGGAGTTCCGGCAGCTCAACGCCATGGAGCAGGGCACGATCATGCCGACCGGGCAGCCGGTCGACTCGCCGGCGCCGGTCGCGGAGCTGCTGCGCCGGATCAAGGCGCGCCCGATGCCGCCGGAGCGCCAGTGGGAGGTCGCGGGCGGCGAGGCCGATGTGCGCGCCCTGCCCGGCGGACTGTCCAACACCACCCACGGCGAGGGCGTCGTCCGCGGTGTCGGCTACGCGGTCGGCATCAAGAACGTCGGCTTCTCCGAGGGCTTCGACGACTACTCGACCGCCAAGGTGCGGGTGGAGGTCGTCGGCGGAGTGCCGGTCGCCACCGTGCACACGGCGATGGCCGAGGTCGGCCAGGGCGGTGTCACCGTCCACGCCCAGATCGCCCGCACCGAGCTGGGCGTGACCCAGGTGACCATCCACCCGGCCGACACCCAGGTCGGCTCGGCCGGCTCCACCTCCGCCTCCCGGCAGACGTACGTCACGGGCGGCGCGGTGAAGAACTCCTGCGAGCTGGTCCGCGAGAAGGTCCTGGAGATCGGCCGGCGCAGGTTCGGCTCCCATCATCCGGCCTGGGCCACCGCCGAACTGCTGCTCGAAGGCGGCAAGGTCGTCACCGACGGCGGCGAGGTCCTCGCCGACCTGGTCGATGTGCTGGAGGACGAGGCCGTCGAGGTGGAGGCCGAGTGGCGGCACCGCCCGACCGAGGCCTTCGACCTGCGCACCGGCCAGGGCAACGGCCATGTCCAGTACTCGTTCGCGGCGCACCGCGCCGTCGTCGAGGTGGACACGGAGCTGGGCCTGGTGAAGGTCGTCGAGCTGGCCTGCGCACAGGACGTCGGCAAGGCGCTGAACCCGCTGTCCGTCGTCGGGCAGATCCAGGGCGGCACCACCCAGGGTCTGGGAGTGGCCGTCATGGAGGAGATCATCGTCGACCCGAAGACCGCGAAGGTGCGCAACCCCTCCTTCACGGACTACCTGATCCCCACCATCCTCGACACGCCGACGATCCCGGTCGACGTGCTCGAACTCGCCGACGAGCACGCCCCGTACGGGCTCCGCGGCATCGGCGAGGCCCCGACCCTGTCCTCCACGCCGGCCGTCCTCGCGGCGATCCGCGACGCGACGGGCCTGGAACTCAACAGGACGCCGGTACGCCCGGAGCACCTGACCGGCACCTGA
- a CDS encoding (2Fe-2S)-binding protein — MRVNFTVNGRKQEADDVWEGESLLYVLRERLGLPGSKNACEQGECGSCTVRLDGVPVCSCLVAAGQVEGREVVTVEGLADFARQRAEHGHGGCATDACGTSLQEARQWSAGGTDSQTGEGTELSPVQQAFIDAGAVQCGFCTPGLLVAADELLEHNASPSDADIREALSGNLCRCTGYEKILDAVRLAAARQGEAV, encoded by the coding sequence ATGCGCGTGAATTTCACGGTCAACGGCCGTAAGCAGGAAGCCGACGACGTCTGGGAGGGCGAGAGCCTCCTCTACGTGCTCCGTGAGCGCCTGGGCCTGCCCGGCTCCAAGAACGCCTGCGAGCAGGGCGAGTGCGGTTCCTGCACCGTCCGCCTCGACGGTGTCCCGGTGTGCTCGTGCCTGGTCGCGGCCGGGCAGGTGGAGGGCCGCGAGGTCGTCACCGTCGAGGGCCTGGCGGACTTCGCCCGGCAGCGCGCCGAGCACGGGCACGGCGGATGCGCCACGGACGCCTGCGGTACGTCGCTGCAGGAGGCCCGGCAGTGGAGCGCCGGGGGAACCGACTCGCAGACCGGCGAGGGCACCGAACTGTCCCCGGTCCAGCAGGCGTTCATCGACGCCGGAGCGGTGCAGTGCGGTTTCTGCACCCCGGGTCTGCTGGTCGCCGCCGACGAGTTGCTGGAGCACAACGCCTCCCCGTCCGACGCGGACATCCGCGAGGCGCTCTCCGGCAACCTGTGCCGCTGCACCGGTTACGAGAAGATCCTCGACGCGGTCCGCCTCGCGGCCGCCCGGCAGGGAGAGGCGGTCTGA
- a CDS encoding FAD binding domain-containing protein, whose translation MDFLRPASWEEALAAKAEHPTAVPIAGGTDIMVEINFDHRRPEYLLDLNRITELSEWEVGEENVRLGASVPYTRIMENLRTELPGLALASHTVASPQIRNRGGVGGNLGTASPAGDAHPALLAAGAEVEVESVRGTRFIPIDAFYTGVKRNVLAADELIRAVHIKKADGPQQYSKVGTRNAMVIAVCAFGIALHPETRTVRTGIGSAAPTPVRAEAAEDFLNAALLEGGFWDSGKIITPSIAKQFAELVSGACNPIDDVRGTAKYRRHAVGIMARRTLGWTWEQYRGSGRTLEGAA comes from the coding sequence ATGGACTTCCTTCGCCCCGCCAGCTGGGAGGAGGCGCTCGCCGCGAAGGCCGAGCACCCCACTGCCGTGCCCATCGCGGGTGGCACCGACATCATGGTCGAGATCAACTTCGACCACCGTCGGCCCGAGTACCTCCTGGACCTGAACCGCATCACCGAGCTGAGCGAGTGGGAAGTCGGCGAGGAGAACGTCCGGCTGGGCGCCTCCGTTCCGTACACGCGGATCATGGAGAACCTCCGGACCGAGCTCCCGGGCCTGGCGCTCGCCTCCCATACCGTCGCCTCGCCGCAGATCCGCAACCGCGGCGGCGTCGGCGGCAACCTCGGTACCGCGTCCCCCGCCGGTGACGCCCACCCGGCCCTGCTGGCCGCAGGCGCCGAGGTCGAGGTGGAGTCGGTGCGGGGCACCCGTTTCATCCCGATCGACGCGTTCTACACCGGAGTGAAGCGCAACGTGCTCGCCGCGGACGAGCTCATCAGAGCCGTCCACATCAAGAAGGCGGACGGACCGCAGCAGTACTCGAAGGTCGGCACCCGCAACGCGATGGTCATCGCCGTGTGCGCCTTCGGCATCGCCCTGCACCCCGAGACCCGCACCGTGCGGACCGGCATCGGCTCGGCCGCGCCCACCCCGGTGCGCGCCGAAGCCGCCGAGGACTTCCTCAACGCCGCGCTCCTGGAGGGCGGCTTCTGGGACAGCGGAAAGATCATCACTCCCTCGATCGCCAAGCAGTTCGCGGAGCTGGTCTCCGGCGCCTGCAATCCGATCGACGACGTCCGCGGCACCGCCAAGTACCGCCGGCACGCGGTCGGCATCATGGCCCGGCGCACGCTCGGCTGGACCTGGGAGCAGTACCGCGGCAGCGGCCGCACGCTTGAAGGAGCTGCATAA
- a CDS encoding PucR family transcriptional regulator, translating to MRLRALLETDALGLRLLGGDDELDRTVRGVMTTDLRDPSRYLSGGELVLTGLAWRRSADDSEPFVRILASAGVAGLAAGEAELGDIPDDLVLACERHRLPLFAVNEDVAFATITEYVVRQVSGERAGDLAAVVDRHRRLMTSGPAGGGPEVVLDLLGSDLDLRAWILSPTGRGIAGAGEPLPPGTGAALAAGHLAATRTGRRGPHRATVGGTTYSLFPIRNTGRGATPASRDVRETVLSDWLLAVEADASDWPAARLDLLQGVTQLIAVERDRREAARTVRRRLAQEVLELVQAGAPPAEIAARLRVAAPVLLPGLGTAPHWQVVVARVDWDAEGGSAVEAGPAAQSLLEEILVDPATPGSETADRIAVAHSGEEAVALVPLPAMPASAGEAGEQAEGQADEQATGRDEAPGLHADALLEAVRGPLSAGLADDGRLTLGVSAAVHSAEGLRGALEEARHARRVAAARPGRVCAAGHHELASHVLLLPFVPDDVRRAFTARLLDPLRDYDRRHRAELIPTLGAFLDCDGSWTRCATRLHLHVNTLRYRVGRIEQLTGRDLSRLEDKLDFFLALRMS from the coding sequence ATGCGGCTGCGCGCACTGCTGGAGACCGACGCGCTGGGACTGCGGCTGCTCGGCGGCGACGACGAGCTGGACCGCACCGTCCGCGGCGTGATGACGACCGACCTTCGCGACCCGAGCCGCTACCTCTCTGGCGGTGAACTCGTGCTCACCGGCCTCGCCTGGCGGCGCAGCGCCGATGACTCCGAGCCTTTTGTACGCATTCTCGCAAGCGCGGGGGTCGCCGGACTCGCCGCCGGCGAGGCGGAACTCGGAGACATCCCCGATGATCTCGTCCTGGCCTGCGAACGGCACAGACTGCCACTCTTCGCCGTGAACGAAGACGTCGCATTCGCAACGATCACCGAGTATGTGGTGCGCCAGGTGTCGGGCGAGCGGGCCGGCGACCTGGCCGCCGTCGTCGACCGCCACCGCCGGCTGATGACCTCGGGCCCGGCGGGCGGCGGCCCGGAGGTCGTCCTTGATCTCCTCGGCTCCGACCTGGACCTTCGCGCCTGGATTCTCTCCCCCACCGGACGCGGGATCGCCGGGGCGGGCGAGCCGCTGCCGCCGGGGACCGGCGCCGCACTGGCCGCCGGGCATCTGGCCGCGACCCGCACGGGGCGCCGCGGCCCGCACCGCGCCACCGTCGGCGGCACGACGTATTCGCTGTTCCCGATCCGGAACACGGGCCGGGGCGCCACACCGGCCTCCCGGGACGTCCGGGAGACCGTGCTGTCGGACTGGCTGCTTGCCGTGGAGGCCGACGCGTCCGACTGGCCGGCCGCCCGGCTCGACCTGTTGCAGGGCGTCACCCAGCTGATCGCCGTCGAACGGGACCGCCGGGAGGCGGCCCGCACGGTACGGCGCCGGCTGGCCCAGGAGGTGCTGGAACTCGTCCAGGCGGGCGCACCGCCCGCCGAGATCGCCGCCCGCCTCAGGGTCGCCGCTCCCGTCCTGCTGCCGGGCCTCGGCACGGCGCCCCACTGGCAGGTCGTCGTGGCCAGGGTCGACTGGGATGCGGAGGGTGGCTCCGCCGTCGAGGCCGGGCCGGCCGCCCAGTCCCTCCTGGAGGAGATCCTCGTGGACCCGGCAACGCCGGGCTCCGAGACCGCCGACCGGATCGCCGTCGCCCACAGCGGGGAGGAGGCCGTGGCACTCGTCCCGCTGCCGGCGATGCCCGCCTCCGCGGGCGAGGCGGGCGAGCAGGCCGAGGGACAGGCCGACGAGCAGGCCACCGGCCGGGACGAGGCACCCGGGCTCCACGCGGACGCACTGCTCGAGGCGGTCCGCGGACCGCTTTCCGCCGGCCTCGCCGACGACGGCCGCCTCACCCTCGGCGTCAGCGCCGCCGTCCACTCCGCGGAAGGACTGCGCGGCGCCCTGGAGGAGGCCCGGCACGCCCGCCGCGTGGCGGCCGCCCGCCCCGGGCGGGTGTGCGCGGCCGGCCACCACGAGCTGGCGTCGCACGTCCTGCTGCTGCCGTTCGTCCCCGACGACGTCCGCAGGGCGTTCACGGCCCGGCTCCTCGACCCGCTGCGCGACTACGACCGCCGCCACCGCGCCGAACTGATCCCGACGCTCGGGGCGTTCCTGGACTGCGACGGCTCGTGGACGCGCTGCGCGACCCGGCTCCATCTGCACGTCAACACGCTGCGGTACCGGGTCGGGCGGATCGAGCAGCTGACGGGCCGGGACCTGTCGCGCCTGGAGGACAAGCTGGACTTCTTCCTGGCCCTGCGGATGAGCTGA